A single region of the Thunnus maccoyii chromosome 10, fThuMac1.1, whole genome shotgun sequence genome encodes:
- the dek gene encoding protein DEK isoform X1 — protein sequence MSDVAEEAMDSSAVSEEDVEDQQETSQDDQSSLNKSRSKIPAAGEIIEGKRAKKTVERLDFQAPKQREKLKIGDGSGDKLGDIPRTGYQINKMKPADLKPLHAILFDRPGKMATIKKNLRLFNGFPFDAASEQYTKKREKLLKSSNFTNSKLKVVCTVLDLEKKGTHSDLVDRILTFLAAPKNSGKRLPVKKKKKSKKKLSGDDSKAKTKKKSKPKPRSSSSSPKKSKSGSKSKAIVMDSSSDEDDDEEDEKVGASAEAEGSDTEEKRSEKEEDRSDKSEESADEEEEEEEEDESDEDDESSKSKSSRGKSASKKSAPVKRQRTPAKKTGPPKKRAKKEVSDESESDADSEADEKPKKKKSAPVKPAAKTKKADSSSNSKNNTNTAEDSSDDDEPLIKMIKKSPTDEQLKETVQSLLKEADLEEMTMKQICQRVFDTYPDHDLTSRKDYIKQTVKSLIT from the exons ATGAGTGACGTGGCGGAGGAAGCGATGGACAGCTCTGCAGTGTCGGAGGAAGACGTGGAAGACCAGCAGGAGACGTCACAGGACGACCAGTCCAGTCTGAACAAAAGTCGCTCCAAAATACCGG CTGCAGGTGAAATCATCGAGGGCAAACGGGCGAAGAAGACAGTTGAGAGGCTCGACTTCCAGGCACCGAAGCAACGAGAGAAGCTCAAGATTGGAGATG GAAGTGGAGATAAATTAGGAGATATTCCACGCACCGGCTACCAGATCAACAAGATGAAGCCAGCTGATCTGAAACCTCTTCACGCCATTTTATTCGACAGACCAGGAAAG ATGGCCACAATAAAGAAGAACCTGCGTCTGTTTAACGGCTTTCCTTTTGACGCCGCCAGCGAACAGTACACCAAAAAACGAGAAAAACTTCTCAA GAGTTCAAATTTTACCAACAGCAAACTGAAAGTCGTCTGCACAGTTTTGGATCTGGAGAAGAAAGGAACCCACTCAGATCTGGTCGACAGGATCCTCACGTTCCTCGCCGCGCCGAAAAACAGCGGCAAG cgTCTTCCtgtgaagaaaaagaagaaatcaaagAAGAAACTATCAGGCGACGACTCGAAGGCCAAAACCAAGAAGAAGAGCAAACCTAAACCCCGGAGCTCTTCGTCCAGCCCCAAAAAGTCCAAATCAGGAAGCAAGTCCAAAGCCATCGTCATGGACTCCAGCAGCGACGAGGACGACGACGAGGAAGACGAGAAGGTCGGAGCTTCAGCCGAGGCGGAAGGATCGGATACCGAGGAGAAAAGATCGGAGAAAGAGGAGGACCGGTCCGACAAGTCGGAGGAGTCTgcagacgaagaagaagaagaggaggaggaggatgagtctgatgaagatgatgag TCTTCCAAATCAAAGTCAAGCAGAGGGAAATCTGCCTCCAAGAAATCTGCACCAGTGAAAAGACAGAGGACACCAGCGAAGAAGACGGGTCCTCCAAAAAAGAGAGCGAAGAAGGAAGTTTCAGACGAGTCCGAGTCAGACGCCGACAGCGAAGCCGATGAGAAG cccaaaaagaagaaatcagcTCCAGTCAAACCAGCTGCCAAAACTAAGAAGGccgacagcagcagcaacagcaaaaacaacacaaacacag CAGAGGACAGCTCAGACGACGACGAGCCGCTCATTAAGATGATAAAGAAATCGCCGACTGATGAGCAGCTGAAGGAGACGGTCCAAAGTCTTCTGAAGGAGGCTGATCTGGAGGAGATGACCATGAAACAGATCTGCCAGAGG gtGTTTGACACATATCCAGACCACGACCTGACCAGCAGGAAGGACTACATCAAACAGACAGTCAAGTCT CTCATCACATGA
- the dek gene encoding protein DEK isoform X2, giving the protein MSDVAEEAMDSSAVSEEDVEDQQETSQDDQSSLNKSRSKIPAAGEIIEGKRAKKTVERLDFQAPKQREKLKIGDGSGDKLGDIPRTGYQINKMKPADLKPLHAILFDRPGKMATIKKNLRLFNGFPFDAASEQYTKKREKLLKSSNFTNSKLKVVCTVLDLEKKGTHSDLVDRILTFLAAPKNSGKRLPVKKKKKSKKKLSGDDSKAKTKKKSKPKPRSSSSSPKKSKSGSKSKAIVMDSSSDEDDDEEDEKVGASAEAEGSDTEEKRSEKEEDRSDKSEESADEEEEEEEEDESDEDDESSKSKSSRGKSASKKSAPVKRQRTPAKKTGPPKKRAKKEVSDESESDADSEADEKPKKKKSAPVKPAAKTKKADSSSNSKNNTNTEDSSDDDEPLIKMIKKSPTDEQLKETVQSLLKEADLEEMTMKQICQRVFDTYPDHDLTSRKDYIKQTVKSLIT; this is encoded by the exons ATGAGTGACGTGGCGGAGGAAGCGATGGACAGCTCTGCAGTGTCGGAGGAAGACGTGGAAGACCAGCAGGAGACGTCACAGGACGACCAGTCCAGTCTGAACAAAAGTCGCTCCAAAATACCGG CTGCAGGTGAAATCATCGAGGGCAAACGGGCGAAGAAGACAGTTGAGAGGCTCGACTTCCAGGCACCGAAGCAACGAGAGAAGCTCAAGATTGGAGATG GAAGTGGAGATAAATTAGGAGATATTCCACGCACCGGCTACCAGATCAACAAGATGAAGCCAGCTGATCTGAAACCTCTTCACGCCATTTTATTCGACAGACCAGGAAAG ATGGCCACAATAAAGAAGAACCTGCGTCTGTTTAACGGCTTTCCTTTTGACGCCGCCAGCGAACAGTACACCAAAAAACGAGAAAAACTTCTCAA GAGTTCAAATTTTACCAACAGCAAACTGAAAGTCGTCTGCACAGTTTTGGATCTGGAGAAGAAAGGAACCCACTCAGATCTGGTCGACAGGATCCTCACGTTCCTCGCCGCGCCGAAAAACAGCGGCAAG cgTCTTCCtgtgaagaaaaagaagaaatcaaagAAGAAACTATCAGGCGACGACTCGAAGGCCAAAACCAAGAAGAAGAGCAAACCTAAACCCCGGAGCTCTTCGTCCAGCCCCAAAAAGTCCAAATCAGGAAGCAAGTCCAAAGCCATCGTCATGGACTCCAGCAGCGACGAGGACGACGACGAGGAAGACGAGAAGGTCGGAGCTTCAGCCGAGGCGGAAGGATCGGATACCGAGGAGAAAAGATCGGAGAAAGAGGAGGACCGGTCCGACAAGTCGGAGGAGTCTgcagacgaagaagaagaagaggaggaggaggatgagtctgatgaagatgatgag TCTTCCAAATCAAAGTCAAGCAGAGGGAAATCTGCCTCCAAGAAATCTGCACCAGTGAAAAGACAGAGGACACCAGCGAAGAAGACGGGTCCTCCAAAAAAGAGAGCGAAGAAGGAAGTTTCAGACGAGTCCGAGTCAGACGCCGACAGCGAAGCCGATGAGAAG cccaaaaagaagaaatcagcTCCAGTCAAACCAGCTGCCAAAACTAAGAAGGccgacagcagcagcaacagcaaaaacaacacaaacacag AGGACAGCTCAGACGACGACGAGCCGCTCATTAAGATGATAAAGAAATCGCCGACTGATGAGCAGCTGAAGGAGACGGTCCAAAGTCTTCTGAAGGAGGCTGATCTGGAGGAGATGACCATGAAACAGATCTGCCAGAGG gtGTTTGACACATATCCAGACCACGACCTGACCAGCAGGAAGGACTACATCAAACAGACAGTCAAGTCT CTCATCACATGA